The proteins below come from a single Malus domestica chromosome 03, GDT2T_hap1 genomic window:
- the LOC139194650 gene encoding glycine-rich cell wall structural protein 1.0-like gives MTNGHSSRSEGDEISGANGGGGVVVVLIRSGSIDSGSCGCDDNGGGGSNDGGSGSCGCGDGGGGGGGCGNGGGGGGIDGGNNGGSGGGGGGSNDDGDKSGSGDSGGGCGYDGGGSKYGGCVGGDGVRFVDSAVDPRVFEA, from the exons ATGACAAATGGACATAGTAGTAGGAGTGAGGGCGATGAGATTAGTGGTGCTAATGGTGGTGGaggtgtggtggtggtgctaaTA AGGAGTGGTAGCATCGACAGTGGCAGTTGTGGTTGCGATGACAATGGTGGCGGTGGCAGCAATGATGGTGGCAGTGGTAGTTGTGgttgtggtgatggtggtggtggtggtggtggttgcggtaatggtggtggtggtggcggcatTGATGGAGGTAACAatggtggtagtggtggtggtggtggtggcagtAATGATGATGGTGACAAAAGTGGTAGTGGTGACAGTGGTGGAGGTTGTGGTTACGATGGTGGTGGTAGCAAATATGGTGGTTGTGTTGGCGGTGATGGTGTAAG atttgtggattctgctgttgatccaagggtcttcgaggcttga